A genomic window from Haladaptatus caseinilyticus includes:
- a CDS encoding DUF7344 domain-containing protein, which translates to MSNESPYRDDSGKRPSTDPPHVLRSEPAVSRPSFDDIFKLLSEKRRRYAIHYLSSTPDGFAALSDLVEQVAAWETETMAADVPDDYRRRVEASLHHTHLPKLDDVNIIDYDARSESVRYWGQPVLEEYAEHVAAMELPER; encoded by the coding sequence ATGAGCAATGAGTCACCATACCGGGACGACTCGGGGAAACGTCCATCTACAGACCCGCCCCACGTACTCCGTTCTGAACCAGCAGTGAGCAGGCCGTCTTTCGACGATATCTTCAAACTGCTGTCGGAGAAACGACGGCGATATGCCATCCATTATCTCTCATCGACACCAGATGGCTTTGCGGCACTATCGGATCTCGTCGAACAGGTCGCCGCATGGGAGACCGAAACGATGGCCGCCGACGTCCCGGACGATTACCGACGGCGTGTCGAAGCATCCCTTCACCATACACACCTGCCGAAACTCGATGACGTCAACATCATCGACTACGACGCGCGTAGCGAATCGGTTCGGTACTGGGGACAGCCGGTCCTCGAAGAGTACGCCGAGCACGTTGCCGCAATGGAACTGCCC